Within the Bacillus sp. FSL K6-3431 genome, the region GACATTTAATGCAACACAGACAGCTGGTAAGGAAAAATAATAGGAGTTCATTATAAAAGTTAGAAAATATATGTCGCTCTAACTTTGCTGCTAAAACGAAACGCTTCGAGCTTGTAGTGACTACCGTCGGTGAGAAATCATTGACGGTATTTTTCTCTTGCCATCTGATTCGCTTCGAAACGGGACTTTTATATTACTTCGCAAGGATAGATTCAATTAATAACCACTGCTTAAACAATTGCTTCCCAACGTTGATTAAGTACAAATCCTATAAACTTTGCAGGTCAAACAGGCTTTCTTGTCGTATATTAGGCATAGGAAGCTTTTCTTCAGTTATAAAGTTAGAGGTGGTATCAAATATATTGGAGAATATAGCAAATAAGATTAAAGCTAGATTATCCGTTCTTAATATTAGAGCAAAGTTATTGATTTACATTATTATTATTATCGTTGTTTCTATCGCTACACTTGGCTTTTTAGGTAACAAAAGGTATACGGCATCTATTGACCAAGAGACTAACGCACATACTATCCAAATGATGAATCAAGTGGAGAATAATATTCAGCAAACGATAGATCAAGTTAGTGATATCATGTATTATTTTGAAAACAATAAGAGCGTCTTCTCCTTCTTAAATAGTCCTTCTCCAAATCAAAATATTATCAAGGGAGTGCAAAAACAATCTCAGATTTATGAAGCTCGGCATCCAAGCATTGCCGGGATGATGCTTGTTAATAAGTGGAATATCTTTGTTAGTAATAACATGAATCGAATTTCGCGTGATCCACTTACTAAAGAAGATTGGTATCAAAAAGCTATGCGTGAACCTGATAAGATTCACCTCATTAGTAATCCTATCGGCCGTAATATTACTACAGAAAACGACTATACATCAGATCAAGTCTTAGCTATCGTAAAAGCAATCACGGACTCGGGGTCTAAAGAGGTTATCGGAGTCATATTAATTGATTTGAAACTTGAAGTCATTCAGAAAGTAATTGAATCTGTGTCTTTAGGACAAACTGGATTTATGTATATCATAGAGGATTCTGGAAATATCGTATATTCGCCTGTAAATGCAATTGTTTATCGGATTAATAGTCAATGGTTTACAGAAGAATCAAATAGAATAGTTAAAACAATACGTGGGAAGAATTTTCAGATCATTACGAATAGTTTTAAAGGGCTCGATTGGAAAATTGTAAGTGTGATTGCGTTGGATGTGTCCTTAAATGTAACGAGAGAACTTCAAATGTATACAGCATTAATAGCCTTAGTAACATTAATCTTTGGACTACTCGCTTCGTTGTTCTTTACTAAATCTGTAACGAAGCCAATTGCTAATTTACGAAGTTTAATGAGTCGAGTAGAAGAAGGTGAATTACACTTAAGGTTTCCTTCTCGTTCAAATGACGAAATTGGTCAACTTGGTAAGAGCTTTAATAATATGATTCAAGAAATTGAAAATCTAATTAATCTAGTATATGAGGAACAGCAAAAAAAGCGTGAAGCAGAACTGAGAATTTTACAAGCGCAAATTAAACCACATTTTCTTTACAATACGCTTGATACGATTCAATGGATGGCACATGACCATAAAGCTCAAGACATAGTTGATATTATCGGAGCATTGACACAGTTATTTAGAATTGGATTAAGCAAGGGAAGCGAAACGATTAAAGTTAGTGAAGAATTAAAACATATAAGAAGTTACATATACATTCAGATGATTCGTTATGAAGAGAAATTAACGTATTCCATTGAAATGAAAGGAGAGGTAATGAACCTAACACTGCCAAAATTAATCCTTCAACCCCTTGTCGAAAATGCAATATACCATGGTATTAAAACAAAAAAAGGTCGAGGAGAAATCCAAATTACAGTAGAAAGGACTACAGAGGCATTATTTTTATTCGTTAAAGATGATGGAATTGGTATAACGTCAGATAAAATAAATCAATTAAATCAACAATTTCAATCAATAAATGCTATAGGCCGAGATCTAGGTTACGGTCTTTCAAATGTAAATGAAAGAATAAAACTATCCTACGGTCAGGAATATGGCATCCGGATTTCTAATAATCAGCCTGAAGGCATAACCGTGATCGCTAAAATACCTATAAA harbors:
- a CDS encoding cache domain-containing sensor histidine kinase, which produces MENIANKIKARLSVLNIRAKLLIYIIIIIVVSIATLGFLGNKRYTASIDQETNAHTIQMMNQVENNIQQTIDQVSDIMYYFENNKSVFSFLNSPSPNQNIIKGVQKQSQIYEARHPSIAGMMLVNKWNIFVSNNMNRISRDPLTKEDWYQKAMREPDKIHLISNPIGRNITTENDYTSDQVLAIVKAITDSGSKEVIGVILIDLKLEVIQKVIESVSLGQTGFMYIIEDSGNIVYSPVNAIVYRINSQWFTEESNRIVKTIRGKNFQIITNSFKGLDWKIVSVIALDVSLNVTRELQMYTALIALVTLIFGLLASLFFTKSVTKPIANLRSLMSRVEEGELHLRFPSRSNDEIGQLGKSFNNMIQEIENLINLVYEEQQKKREAELRILQAQIKPHFLYNTLDTIQWMAHDHKAQDIVDIIGALTQLFRIGLSKGSETIKVSEELKHIRSYIYIQMIRYEEKLTYSIEMKGEVMNLTLPKLILQPLVENAIYHGIKTKKGRGEIQITVERTTEALFLFVKDDGIGITSDKINQLNQQFQSINAIGRDLGYGLSNVNERIKLSYGQEYGIRISNNQPEGITVIAKIPINDI